A DNA window from Abyssisolibacter fermentans contains the following coding sequences:
- a CDS encoding SbcC/MukB-like Walker B domain-containing protein — translation MRPRILEIEGLNSFIEMQRIDFSVLTQRGLFGVFGPTGSGKSSILDAIILALYGEIPRGTREYINTVTNKLYVSFEFDTYNGEKREIYRVDRAMRRNKDGAIKTDFARLYSVSDESIVLAEKVLDVNRFIKNIIGLESDDFTRSVILPQGKFSEFLKLPDKIRNDMMERMLRLSKYGTKLSDAVKHKKNKNENELNVLKGERNRYEDVSKDKLDELSKEYEVTLKAQELIKIKLKELNDEYQNSNKFYELQTELKQYQSKKNYLDLLKQEINENKEQVSKANKALSIWSTIQEWLKLEDDVQKYSKKLSETKKELQEEKKILDDIKIKHEALLEQKNNDVAKLSVKEHEVNEAIKLKKEADILNEEAKEYKQKHNNALKEIELISKNINELLVQKDKIGEILIQLHEKIKELKIAPDYKKKIDEGLYIENNVISYTEKIKDVDNQIKHYNNKKLDDIKMLEKLELEVKNKKMNLKAVKTQIQSLENKPPLKQDDIIKSQKEIQHLEQILNNTKNIENEIKDKQNKLFKIDKEIKNNEELIRDIKQNITKTTLEYEDLEKEINLKKEKLYAYELAQTLTEGEICPVCGSKEHPSICKDRVDVKIVDTSIDNALKKYKEEISAMKIKQAQLVTINERLNIQKCELIDDIKNREKLLPDEALENIKKTVAEKNNILNNNIAYLKQWNQDIDKFRSKESTCKEEINEIDKKLEAIKARIKQYESFIVENTTKVNKLNEDYTKLSQDLSKYKSDLKVNSFKNKIQEIYANEKSLKAIESDINNYDRELNELNIKLESLKENKAHLNIDCTKYDENYKQREKIIFEYKEKIGLICGKFLPQEYLEELKAKKNRIIEVERDLKNRLDEKNNIVNKLYENNAALSELLKDKHYEYQQKKEKINNIIKDNGFDNVEGVKLSIISEEEIQSLNTKITDHEDEVKRIVDNIKRVTDIIGNRVIDKKELTLKLELIKAKEDEYKKLNEQKGSLEQNIQTMKENLIAVEQLDKKIQEKEHIQDMLKELQTLIKGKNFVKYVSKSHLEYILREASKSMMDITNNRYCLELDSGNGFIICDNYNGGVRRSCKTLSGGETFIASLCLALALSSHVQLKGSASLEFFFLDEGFGTLDTSSLDLVMTALEKLRTQNLCIGIISHVEELKNRVPIKIIVDSAKAGIRGTKLSVEY, via the coding sequence ATGAGGCCTAGAATATTAGAGATAGAAGGCTTAAACAGCTTTATTGAAATGCAAAGAATTGATTTTTCTGTATTAACTCAGAGAGGTTTATTTGGAGTATTTGGACCTACAGGTAGCGGTAAATCCAGTATATTAGATGCAATTATTTTAGCATTATATGGTGAAATTCCTAGAGGTACTCGTGAATATATAAATACAGTAACAAATAAATTATATGTTAGCTTCGAATTTGATACATATAATGGTGAAAAGAGAGAGATTTACAGAGTTGACAGAGCTATGCGAAGAAACAAAGATGGTGCTATAAAGACTGATTTTGCAAGATTATATTCCGTATCTGATGAAAGTATTGTATTAGCTGAAAAAGTTTTAGATGTAAATAGATTCATCAAAAATATCATAGGCTTAGAGAGTGATGATTTTACCAGATCTGTAATCTTACCGCAAGGAAAATTTAGTGAATTCTTAAAGTTACCTGATAAAATTAGAAATGATATGATGGAGAGAATGCTTAGACTAAGCAAGTATGGTACTAAGTTATCAGATGCAGTTAAACATAAGAAAAATAAAAATGAGAATGAATTGAATGTCCTAAAAGGTGAAAGAAACAGATATGAAGATGTATCAAAAGACAAATTAGATGAATTGAGTAAAGAATACGAAGTAACGCTGAAAGCACAAGAATTGATAAAAATTAAGCTTAAAGAGCTGAATGATGAATATCAAAATTCTAATAAATTTTATGAATTGCAAACAGAACTCAAACAGTATCAAAGCAAGAAAAATTATTTAGATTTATTAAAACAAGAAATAAATGAAAATAAAGAACAAGTATCAAAGGCAAATAAAGCATTATCTATATGGAGCACAATACAAGAATGGCTGAAATTAGAAGATGATGTCCAAAAGTATAGTAAAAAATTAAGTGAGACTAAAAAAGAATTACAAGAAGAAAAAAAGATATTAGATGATATAAAAATAAAACATGAAGCACTATTGGAACAAAAAAATAATGATGTAGCTAAACTATCGGTTAAAGAACATGAAGTAAATGAAGCAATTAAACTAAAAAAAGAAGCAGATATTTTAAATGAGGAAGCAAAAGAATATAAGCAAAAACATAATAATGCTTTAAAAGAAATTGAATTAATTAGTAAAAATATTAATGAGTTATTAGTACAAAAAGATAAAATTGGAGAGATATTAATTCAATTACATGAAAAAATAAAAGAATTAAAGATAGCACCTGATTATAAGAAAAAAATTGATGAAGGCTTATACATTGAAAATAACGTAATTTCATATACTGAAAAAATAAAAGATGTGGATAACCAAATAAAACATTATAATAACAAAAAATTAGATGATATAAAAATGTTAGAAAAATTAGAACTTGAAGTTAAGAATAAAAAAATGAATTTAAAAGCTGTGAAAACTCAAATACAATCATTAGAGAATAAACCACCACTAAAACAGGATGATATTATAAAAAGTCAAAAAGAAATTCAACATTTAGAACAAATTTTAAATAATACTAAGAACATTGAAAATGAAATAAAAGACAAGCAAAATAAGCTGTTTAAGATTGACAAAGAAATTAAGAATAACGAGGAATTAATAAGAGATATTAAGCAAAACATAACTAAAACTACCTTAGAATATGAAGATTTAGAAAAAGAGATAAATTTAAAAAAAGAAAAGCTTTATGCTTACGAATTAGCTCAAACTTTAACAGAAGGGGAAATTTGCCCTGTATGTGGGTCTAAAGAACATCCAAGTATTTGTAAAGATAGAGTAGATGTTAAAATAGTAGATACATCTATTGATAATGCTTTGAAAAAATATAAAGAAGAAATTAGTGCTATGAAAATTAAACAAGCACAGTTAGTAACTATAAATGAGAGGCTAAATATACAGAAATGTGAGTTAATAGATGATATAAAAAATAGAGAGAAGCTGTTACCAGACGAAGCTTTAGAAAATATTAAAAAAACAGTAGCAGAAAAAAACAATATTTTAAATAATAATATAGCGTATCTAAAACAATGGAATCAGGATATAGATAAATTTAGAAGTAAAGAAAGTACATGCAAAGAAGAAATTAATGAAATCGACAAAAAGCTTGAAGCTATAAAAGCTAGAATAAAGCAATATGAGAGTTTTATAGTAGAAAATACAACAAAGGTTAATAAATTAAATGAAGACTATACTAAACTTTCACAAGATCTGTCAAAATATAAAAGTGATTTAAAAGTTAATTCTTTTAAAAATAAGATACAAGAAATATATGCAAATGAAAAAAGCTTGAAAGCTATAGAAAGTGACATTAATAATTATGATAGAGAATTAAATGAGTTAAATATCAAGTTAGAGAGCTTAAAAGAAAACAAGGCTCATTTAAATATTGATTGTACTAAATATGATGAAAACTATAAACAAAGAGAAAAAATAATATTTGAGTATAAAGAAAAAATTGGATTAATATGCGGCAAGTTTTTACCTCAAGAGTATTTAGAAGAATTAAAAGCGAAAAAGAATCGCATAATTGAGGTAGAAAGAGATTTAAAAAATAGACTAGATGAAAAAAATAATATAGTAAACAAGCTATATGAAAACAATGCAGCATTAAGTGAGTTATTAAAAGATAAGCACTATGAATATCAACAAAAGAAAGAAAAGATAAATAATATCATAAAAGATAATGGTTTTGATAATGTTGAAGGTGTAAAGTTGAGTATAATATCTGAGGAAGAAATACAAAGCTTGAATACAAAAATTACAGATCATGAAGATGAAGTCAAAAGAATTGTTGATAATATAAAGAGAGTTACAGATATTATAGGTAACAGAGTAATAGATAAAAAAGAATTAACACTAAAATTGGAGCTAATTAAAGCTAAAGAAGATGAGTATAAAAAATTAAATGAGCAAAAGGGTTCATTAGAGCAAAATATTCAAACTATGAAAGAAAATCTAATAGCTGTAGAACAATTAGATAAAAAGATACAAGAAAAAGAACATATTCAAGATATGCTTAAAGAATTGCAAACATTAATCAAAGGTAAAAACTTTGTAAAATACGTATCTAAGAGTCATTTAGAGTATATATTAAGAGAAGCATCAAAGAGTATGATGGATATTACAAATAACAGATACTGTTTAGAATTAGACAGTGGTAATGGTTTTATAATATGTGATAATTACAATGGAGGCGTTAGAAGAAGCTGTAAGACACTATCAGGAGGAGAAACATTTATAGCTTCATTATGCTTAGCACTCGCATTATCAAGCCATGTTCAGCTAAAGGGAAGTGCTAGTCTTGAGTTCTTCTTCTTAGATGAAGGTTTTGGTACATTAGATACAAGCTCGTTAGATTTAGTGATGACAGCACTAGAAAAGTTAAGAACACAGAATTTATGTATAGGAATCATAAGTCATGTAGAAGAGTTAAAAAATAGAGTGCCAATAAAGATTATAGTTGATTCAGCAAAAGCAGGAATAAGGGGAACAAAATTGAGTGTTGAGTATTAG
- a CDS encoding HutP family protein translates to MTNKSTDVAKAAVKMAISSRDEEDYYISNFKKKDIMCTAVDIGGNIMASIPKIIERSLVAAKRSNIISDCHVHEGAIAGAAREAITQVSSKAIGLNVGGKIGIARSGEHVSVCIFMSIGLLHLNEVVIGLGHRSIPIIK, encoded by the coding sequence ATGACAAATAAAAGTACAGATGTAGCAAAAGCTGCTGTTAAAATGGCTATTTCTTCAAGAGATGAAGAGGATTATTATATCAGTAATTTTAAAAAGAAAGACATCATGTGTACGGCTGTTGACATAGGTGGTAATATAATGGCATCAATACCCAAAATTATTGAAAGATCACTAGTAGCAGCTAAACGAAGTAATATTATATCAGATTGTCATGTGCACGAAGGAGCTATAGCAGGAGCAGCAAGGGAAGCAATAACACAGGTTTCATCAAAAGCAATAGGTTTAAATGTTGGTGGCAAGATCGGCATAGCCAGAAGCGGTGAACATGTTAGTGTATGTATATTCATGAGTATAGGTTTACTGCATTTGAATGAAGTGGTTATAGGCCTTGGGCATAGATCGATACCGATAATTAAATAA
- a CDS encoding condensation domain-containing protein: MNYRSLTDVMKIVAKVNDTGITFINTEKDTKITYNKFYEKSLCYLHKLQANGLNKGDELVFQLENNEKFIYTFWGCILGGIIPVPISMISKNEENYFRLLKVWSILKKPHLITDNDSVMKLKNCNSEKENKIIQEINENTIVIKNIMNDNKAGVIHESKLDDIAYIQFSSGSTGEPKGVILTHKNVLSNAYAMMEKTVEPLKDSMLSWLPLTHNMGLIGAHILPIVAQINQYVMPTGLFIKNPNLWIKKASDYRVTVLGCPNFAYKYFLSNMDLNYLGNLNFSSIKCILNGAEPISEELCKKFVDVLNPYGLGKNVMLPGYGLAEAGLIVTLMPLNEEIKTVTIDRNKLETGKKIKFVNKNNECGITFVEVGYPVKNLEIKIVDDENKKMEENIIGNIHIRGDNVSPGYYGDVKYKDIYLEEGWLNTGDIGFLNNGRLIITGRAKDIIFVNGQNYYAHDLERIAKNTPAIGVNVVVAASIYNENLHEDEVILFVLYLNSIEKFATLATDIKHYVNSKVAINIKHVIPIANIPKTVSGKVQRFKLIEKYLNGEFDSCIREINSYKEKLNLNKKIEKPSSILEENLLDIWCQVLQVNNIEISDNFFDLGGHSLNATKLSEKIQKELNIKINIKDIFSKSTVKELANHIQKLEKNTYSEIKPVRKQNFYSVSSSQKRIYLAQQSNLESINYNMSAVYEVNEEFNRIKVENIFNELINRHESLRTSFELIDGKVVQIIHDKIDFNVQYYEVFDEKIDGIIKEFIKPFDLRKVPLFRVGIIKARKKNMLMVDMHHIIADGVSTKILMREFNELMKGNKLSELKIQYKDYANWHNDYLKTDEIKKQGEFWLEKLKDFNYTKLAKESDKSYKSIAGSSKKLEIDSELTTRINNYCKKNMVTKFILLITVFKIVIAMEINQRDISIGIPVAGRRHNDLDNIIGIFLNILVIRSKLEDDMTFIDYLKVVENEVLEAQDNQDHPYEKLYAMMREKYGFKGEGLFSIMINYMPYYLHGNIYDSMNLKPYDFDEIECKYDINLFVNELETSILLKLDFKKDYIKTETIDRILINIIDVLNLVLEKDDVLIKNINTNSNNNMNEYLQDFDDEFDNEEFFI, translated from the coding sequence ATGAATTATAGAAGTTTAACTGATGTAATGAAAATAGTTGCTAAAGTTAATGATACTGGTATTACATTTATTAACACTGAGAAGGATACAAAAATAACATATAACAAGTTCTATGAAAAATCTCTTTGCTATCTCCACAAGCTGCAAGCTAATGGGTTAAACAAAGGAGATGAGTTAGTATTCCAACTGGAAAATAATGAAAAGTTTATTTATACATTTTGGGGATGTATATTAGGAGGTATAATTCCAGTACCTATTTCAATGATTAGTAAAAATGAGGAAAATTATTTTAGATTACTAAAGGTATGGAGTATTTTAAAAAAGCCACACTTAATAACTGATAATGACTCAGTAATGAAACTTAAAAATTGTAATAGCGAAAAAGAAAATAAGATAATACAGGAAATAAATGAAAATACGATAGTTATCAAAAATATTATGAATGATAACAAGGCAGGGGTAATTCATGAATCAAAACTAGATGATATAGCTTATATTCAATTTTCGTCTGGATCTACAGGAGAGCCAAAAGGAGTTATCTTAACACATAAGAATGTTTTATCAAATGCATACGCAATGATGGAAAAAACAGTAGAACCATTGAAAGATTCAATGTTAAGCTGGTTACCATTGACACATAATATGGGGTTAATAGGAGCTCACATATTGCCAATAGTAGCACAAATCAATCAATATGTTATGCCTACAGGACTATTTATAAAAAATCCAAACCTATGGATTAAAAAGGCAAGTGATTACAGAGTCACTGTATTGGGTTGTCCAAATTTTGCATATAAATATTTTCTTAGTAATATGGATCTTAATTATTTAGGAAATTTAAACTTTTCATCTATTAAGTGCATTCTAAATGGAGCTGAACCAATTTCAGAAGAATTATGTAAAAAATTTGTAGATGTATTAAATCCATATGGGTTAGGGAAAAACGTTATGCTTCCTGGCTATGGTTTGGCAGAAGCTGGTTTGATAGTAACGTTAATGCCGCTTAATGAAGAAATAAAAACAGTAACAATAGATAGAAATAAGTTAGAAACAGGGAAAAAAATAAAATTCGTGAACAAAAACAATGAATGTGGAATCACGTTTGTAGAAGTAGGGTATCCAGTTAAAAATTTGGAAATAAAAATTGTGGATGATGAAAATAAAAAAATGGAAGAAAATATTATAGGGAATATCCATATAAGAGGAGATAACGTTAGCCCTGGATACTATGGTGACGTTAAATATAAAGATATATATCTAGAAGAAGGATGGCTGAATACAGGAGATATAGGTTTTTTAAATAATGGCAGATTAATAATAACTGGTAGAGCTAAGGATATTATTTTTGTTAATGGTCAAAATTACTATGCACATGATTTAGAAAGAATAGCAAAAAACACTCCAGCGATAGGAGTTAATGTAGTAGTTGCAGCATCAATATATAACGAAAATCTACATGAAGATGAAGTTATACTATTTGTTTTATATTTAAATAGTATAGAAAAATTTGCTACACTAGCTACTGATATTAAGCATTACGTTAATTCAAAAGTTGCAATAAATATTAAACATGTAATACCAATAGCAAACATACCAAAGACAGTTAGTGGTAAAGTGCAAAGATTTAAATTAATAGAGAAGTATTTAAATGGAGAATTTGATAGTTGCATTAGAGAAATTAATAGCTACAAGGAAAAATTGAACCTTAATAAAAAGATAGAAAAGCCTAGCAGTATACTTGAAGAAAATTTATTAGATATATGGTGTCAAGTCTTGCAAGTTAACAATATTGAAATATCTGATAATTTTTTTGATTTAGGAGGACATTCATTAAATGCAACAAAACTATCAGAAAAAATACAGAAGGAACTAAATATAAAAATTAATATAAAAGATATATTCTCAAAGTCAACAGTAAAAGAACTAGCAAATCACATACAAAAATTAGAAAAAAATACATATTCAGAAATCAAACCAGTCAGAAAGCAAAATTTTTATTCAGTATCTTCCTCTCAAAAAAGAATATATTTAGCACAACAATCTAACTTAGAGTCAATAAATTACAATATGTCCGCTGTTTATGAAGTAAATGAAGAATTCAATAGAATAAAAGTAGAAAATATATTTAATGAATTAATTAATAGACATGAATCTTTAAGGACTAGTTTTGAATTAATAGATGGGAAAGTAGTTCAAATAATACATGATAAAATAGATTTTAATGTTCAATACTATGAAGTATTTGATGAAAAAATTGATGGAATTATAAAAGAATTTATAAAACCTTTTGATTTAAGAAAAGTACCGTTATTCAGAGTAGGAATAATTAAAGCAAGGAAAAAAAATATGCTCATGGTAGACATGCATCACATAATAGCTGACGGAGTATCAACAAAAATACTCATGCGTGAGTTTAATGAACTAATGAAAGGAAACAAGCTTTCGGAGCTTAAAATTCAATATAAAGATTATGCTAATTGGCACAATGATTACTTAAAAACTGATGAAATAAAGAAACAAGGTGAGTTTTGGCTAGAAAAATTAAAAGATTTTAACTATACTAAGCTGGCTAAAGAAAGTGATAAATCATATAAAAGTATTGCTGGTAGCAGTAAAAAGCTAGAAATTGATAGTGAGCTTACAACTAGAATAAATAATTACTGTAAAAAGAACATGGTGACTAAATTTATATTATTAATAACAGTATTTAAAATCGTTATAGCTATGGAAATTAACCAGAGAGATATTAGCATTGGTATACCAGTAGCTGGACGGAGACATAACGATTTAGATAATATTATAGGCATTTTTTTGAACATACTTGTAATTCGTTCTAAACTAGAAGATGATATGACATTTATTGACTATCTAAAGGTTGTAGAAAATGAAGTATTAGAAGCTCAAGATAATCAAGATCATCCTTATGAAAAATTATATGCAATGATGAGAGAAAAATATGGTTTTAAGGGAGAAGGATTATTCTCAATTATGATAAATTATATGCCATATTATTTACATGGAAATATATATGACAGTATGAATTTAAAACCGTATGATTTTGACGAAATAGAATGTAAGTATGATATTAACTTATTTGTAAATGAACTTGAAACTTCTATATTATTAAAACTCGATTTTAAAAAAGATTATATTAAGACAGAAACAATAGATAGAATATTAATAAATATTATAGATGTTTTAAATCTTGTGTTAGAAAAAGACGATGTTTTAATAAAAAATATCAACACTAATTCAAATAATAATATGAATGAATATTTACAAGATTTTGATGACGAGTTTGATAACGAAGAATTTTTTATATAA